In one window of Haemophilus parainfluenzae DNA:
- the rraB gene encoding ribonuclease E inhibitor RraB — protein sequence MTNFNELQEETREIITDLLNDGSDPDALYIIEHHIAHYDFDILEKIAVDAFKAGYEVSEAEEFEDENGKVIFCFDIISEVELKPEIIDAQQKEILPLVEKYKGIYDGWGTYFEDPNAKDDEYGNDGEFFDDEDVEDSDERLH from the coding sequence ATGACGAACTTTAACGAACTCCAAGAAGAAACCCGTGAAATCATTACGGATTTATTAAATGACGGTAGCGATCCGGATGCCCTTTATATTATCGAACATCACATCGCCCATTATGATTTTGATATCTTAGAAAAAATTGCCGTGGATGCTTTCAAAGCGGGCTATGAAGTGTCAGAAGCAGAAGAATTTGAAGATGAAAATGGCAAGGTCATTTTCTGTTTTGACATTATCAGTGAAGTAGAATTAAAACCTGAAATTATTGATGCACAACAAAAAGAAATTTTACCATTAGTAGAAAAATACAAAGGCATTTATGATGGCTGGGGCACGTATTTCGAAGATCCGAATGCCAAGGATGATGAATACGGTAACGATGGTGAATTTTTTGACGATGAAGATGTCGAAGATAGTGATGAACGTTTACATTAA
- the nudE gene encoding ADP compounds hydrolase NudE: MKKQLPYILSISTVAKSRLFEIQAVDLKFSNGIDRTYERFRPFNRDSVMVIAIDGEDLLLVREYAVGTEQYELGFVKGGMDTGETPEQSANRELQEEIGFGAKIWTFLRTMKINPQIMGHKMHVLLGEDLYPNQLEGDEPEPLEIVRYPLSQLDTLLVSDEFNEARNLTALYTLRDYLKKRK, encoded by the coding sequence ATGAAAAAACAACTTCCATATATTCTTTCCATTTCCACCGTGGCAAAATCTCGCCTGTTTGAAATTCAAGCTGTTGATCTCAAATTCTCCAATGGAATTGACCGTACTTACGAACGTTTTCGCCCTTTCAATCGAGATTCAGTCATGGTGATTGCAATTGATGGAGAGGATCTGCTCCTGGTTCGCGAATATGCTGTTGGAACGGAACAATATGAATTAGGTTTTGTAAAAGGTGGAATGGATACAGGGGAAACACCCGAACAAAGTGCGAATCGCGAATTGCAGGAAGAAATTGGCTTTGGGGCAAAAATATGGACATTTTTACGCACGATGAAGATCAATCCACAAATCATGGGGCATAAAATGCACGTTTTATTAGGTGAAGATTTATATCCAAATCAACTGGAAGGAGATGAACCAGAGCCATTAGAAATCGTGCGTTACCCTTTATCTCAACTTGACACATTGTTGGTGAGTGACGAATTTAATGAGGCGAGAAACTTAACCGCACTTTATACCTTACGAGATTATTTAAAAAAACGTAAATAA
- the cysQ gene encoding 3'(2'),5'-bisphosphate nucleotidase CysQ has translation MMQLSQSLLDQVRSLANEAGKHLARFYQQNVAIQTKSDNTPVTEADLFVSQFLIEKLTALFPDIPVLSEENCNIPFEQRQTWQTYWLIDPLDGTQQFINRTDQFSVLITLVQNHQPILGVIHFPILNITYYAMKSFGAFKQTDKEIKALQPRKIDLTKPLKIAVGATTSQEKVRSILAKNLACEFTVVGSSSLKSGLVAEGAVDCYIRLGKTGEWDTAGAEILLAEINGRIFDPQFQPLTYNQRESLINPNFVMVSDNTQNWASVFQFN, from the coding sequence ATTATGCAATTATCTCAATCTCTTCTCGATCAAGTCCGCTCGCTCGCCAATGAAGCGGGAAAACATTTGGCTCGTTTTTATCAACAGAATGTGGCAATACAAACTAAATCGGATAACACACCTGTGACAGAAGCAGATTTATTTGTCAGCCAGTTTTTAATCGAAAAACTAACCGCTCTTTTCCCTGATATTCCTGTTCTCTCAGAAGAAAATTGCAATATTCCGTTTGAACAACGTCAAACTTGGCAAACCTATTGGTTGATCGATCCCCTTGATGGCACTCAGCAATTTATTAATCGCACGGATCAATTTTCGGTCTTAATTACACTCGTGCAAAACCACCAACCTATACTTGGCGTCATTCACTTTCCTATTCTAAATATCACTTATTACGCCATGAAAAGTTTCGGGGCTTTCAAACAAACCGACAAAGAGATAAAAGCCTTACAACCACGAAAAATTGATCTCACAAAACCTTTAAAAATCGCCGTAGGTGCCACCACCTCACAAGAAAAAGTGCGATCAATTTTAGCGAAGAATTTAGCATGCGAATTTACGGTGGTCGGTTCAAGTAGTTTAAAAAGTGGCTTAGTCGCAGAAGGAGCGGTTGATTGCTATATTCGCCTCGGCAAAACCGGCGAATGGGACACTGCAGGCGCTGAAATTTTATTAGCTGAAATCAATGGTAGAATTTTCGATCCACAATTTCAGCCACTTACCTATAACCAGCGTGAAAGTTTAATTAATCCAAACTTTGTGATGGTGTCAGATAATACACAAAATTGGGCATCTGTCTTTCAATTTAATTGA
- the hslR gene encoding ribosome-associated heat shock protein Hsp15 codes for MVENNEVRLDKWLWAARFYKTRSIAKAMIEGGKVHYNGQRAKVSKNVEIGAMIKLRQGSDEKEIEVIALNDQRRGAPEAQLLYQETAQSVKKREEMAWARKNNALSMPHPDRRPNKKERRDLLKFKHQDEY; via the coding sequence ATGGTAGAAAATAACGAAGTACGATTAGATAAATGGCTTTGGGCGGCACGTTTTTACAAAACTCGTAGCATCGCGAAAGCGATGATTGAGGGGGGAAAAGTCCATTACAACGGTCAACGAGCCAAAGTAAGTAAAAATGTAGAAATCGGTGCCATGATTAAGTTACGTCAAGGCAGTGATGAAAAAGAAATTGAAGTGATTGCGTTGAATGACCAACGCCGTGGTGCTCCCGAGGCACAACTACTTTACCAAGAAACGGCTCAGAGTGTGAAAAAACGCGAAGAAATGGCATGGGCAAGAAAAAATAATGCACTTTCAATGCCACATCCTGATCGTCGTCCAAACAAAAAAGAACGTCGAGATTTATTGAAATTTAAACACCAAGATGAATACTAG
- a CDS encoding TIGR00645 family protein encodes MATEQKDITDPCAKYNEQTSFLSKTIFASRWLQVPIYLGLIVVQGIYAYKFMKNLWYLITNVNEMDADTIMLAVLNLIDVVMIANLLVMVTLGGYEIFVSKLRTKNHPDQPEWMSHVNATVLKVKLSMSIISISSIHLLQTFVNASKISEKTIMWEVIIHLAFLLSAIAMAYTDKILYSTSHKNH; translated from the coding sequence ATGGCTACGGAACAAAAAGACATCACGGATCCATGTGCAAAATATAACGAACAGACTAGTTTTCTAAGCAAAACAATTTTTGCAAGTCGTTGGTTACAAGTGCCTATTTATTTAGGTTTAATTGTTGTTCAAGGTATCTATGCCTACAAGTTTATGAAAAACTTGTGGTATCTTATCACCAATGTCAATGAAATGGATGCAGACACCATTATGCTTGCCGTACTCAATCTCATTGATGTGGTAATGATTGCTAACTTATTAGTCATGGTAACATTAGGTGGTTATGAGATTTTCGTTTCAAAACTGCGCACGAAAAACCATCCAGACCAACCTGAATGGATGAGCCATGTGAATGCGACCGTGCTGAAAGTCAAACTTTCTATGTCAATTATCAGCATTTCGTCTATCCACTTATTGCAAACCTTTGTGAATGCCTCAAAAATTTCTGAAAAAACGATTATGTGGGAAGTGATTATTCATTTAGCTTTCTTGCTCTCTGCGATTGCGATGGCTTATACCGACAAAATTCTCTACAGTACAAGCCATAAAAATCATTAA
- the rmuC gene encoding DNA recombination protein RmuC, with product MSELTSNQYLIIIAVLVFISIVILFLLSRSKRDTQELQQDLNKTIGDYNQLAGRFDSLSAVKNQLEQQAVKSQTHAEGLQTRLNERDEKIQYLEKELDEEQRRHDQIGGQITALKERFGIASAQAESLQGQLQQAQENVLRKEQEQQKTQEKLTALSQELTELKTTLSEKEKHFAEQQQHIEQSKQQLGVEFQNLANRILEEKSQSFNQTNQTALETLLKPFREQIEGFQKRVNEIHSESVKGNAGLEAEIKKVLEIGLNMSQEANNLTSALKGEKKTLGNWGEVQLERALQLAGLIENVHYSAQAYFKDEQGGRNYPDFVLNLPDEKNIIIDSKMSLNAYESAVNSEDEFERERLLREHIKALKNHIDDLHRKDYSNLIGMRSPNFVLMFIAVEPAYIEALKLDPSLFNYGYEKNVIMVSHTTLMPILRTVANLWRIERGNAEAREIAEKAGEIYNQICLVAERLNKLGNTLSTVSNQYNSTVTALVGQQGLVGKVERFKDLSAKANKSMPNVELLNNDVDFTRLSLITMDNEEK from the coding sequence ATGTCAGAACTCACGTCTAATCAATATTTAATCATCATTGCCGTGCTGGTTTTTATCAGCATTGTGATACTTTTTCTATTAAGCCGCAGCAAACGAGATACGCAAGAATTACAACAAGACCTCAATAAAACCATCGGCGATTACAATCAATTAGCTGGGCGTTTTGACTCCTTAAGTGCGGTTAAAAATCAACTAGAACAACAAGCCGTTAAATCCCAAACGCATGCGGAAGGCTTGCAAACTCGCCTTAATGAACGTGATGAAAAAATCCAATATTTAGAAAAAGAATTGGATGAAGAACAGCGCCGACACGATCAAATTGGTGGACAAATCACCGCATTAAAAGAACGCTTTGGGATCGCATCCGCACAAGCCGAAAGCTTGCAAGGTCAATTACAACAAGCGCAAGAAAATGTACTACGAAAAGAACAAGAGCAGCAAAAAACACAGGAAAAATTGACCGCACTTTCACAAGAATTAACGGAGCTCAAAACCACCCTTTCCGAAAAAGAAAAGCATTTTGCCGAACAGCAACAGCATATTGAGCAATCCAAACAACAGCTAGGCGTGGAATTCCAAAATCTGGCTAACCGCATTTTGGAAGAAAAAAGCCAATCCTTTAATCAAACCAATCAAACCGCATTGGAAACCTTGTTGAAGCCTTTCCGAGAACAAATCGAAGGCTTCCAAAAACGAGTCAATGAAATCCATTCAGAATCTGTAAAAGGCAATGCGGGCTTAGAAGCGGAAATCAAAAAGGTATTGGAAATTGGCTTAAATATGTCGCAAGAAGCCAATAATTTAACTTCGGCATTAAAAGGTGAAAAGAAAACCTTAGGCAACTGGGGAGAAGTACAACTAGAACGCGCACTTCAGTTGGCAGGCTTGATTGAAAACGTGCATTACAGTGCACAAGCCTATTTTAAAGATGAACAAGGCGGACGAAACTATCCTGATTTTGTGCTCAATTTACCTGATGAGAAAAATATTATTATTGATAGCAAAATGTCATTGAATGCTTACGAAAGTGCGGTTAATTCTGAGGATGAATTTGAACGTGAGCGTTTACTAAGGGAGCATATTAAAGCCCTGAAAAATCACATTGATGACTTGCATCGCAAGGATTATAGCAATTTAATTGGCATGCGCAGTCCTAATTTTGTCTTGATGTTCATCGCTGTGGAACCTGCTTATATTGAAGCCTTAAAATTAGACCCAAGTCTGTTTAATTATGGCTACGAGAAAAATGTGATTATGGTTTCGCACACGACCCTCATGCCAATTTTACGTACTGTGGCGAATTTGTGGCGTATTGAGCGCGGTAATGCGGAGGCTAGAGAAATCGCAGAAAAAGCAGGCGAAATTTACAACCAGATTTGCCTGGTGGCAGAACGTTTAAACAAACTGGGGAATACCCTTTCTACCGTGAGCAATCAATACAACAGCACTGTCACTGCTCTTGTAGGACAGCAAGGTTTAGTGGGGAAAGTGGAACGGTTTAAAGACTTATCAGCGAAAGCTAACAAGAGCATGCCAAACGTTGAATTGCTCAATAATGACGTGGATTTCACGCGCCTATCCCTTATTACTATGGATAATGAAGAAAAATAA
- a CDS encoding OPT family oligopeptide transporter, whose product MLHDNLKELTFRGIFLGALITVIFTASNVYLGLKVGMTFASSIPAAVISMAILKFFKDSSILENNMVQTQASSAGTLSSVIFVLPGLLMMGYWQEFPFWQTVLICASGGTLGVLFTIPLRRAMVVNSDLPYPEGVAAAEILKAGNNNENDSGVKDIAYGGIFASVVAFLTNALRVMSDSASAWFSNGKAVFQLPMGFSLALVGAGYLIGIVGGLAMLFGTFLAWGVAVPYFTATGDMPTDASIVSYAMTEWKTKVRFIGVGTIGIAAIWTLLILLKPMIEGMIHSFRMLKGSQAQSEHRIDIDLSPKTIIYILLATVVLIVISLYHFVAAAPISAELAVLLVVVCTVLAVLIGFFVAAASGYMAGLVGSSSSPISGIGIISVIVISLVLVTIGKSSGLFETADGQKFLTALTLFTASIVLTTATISNDNLQDLKTGLLVEATPWRQQVALIIGCFVGALVIAPVLEILYHAYGFTGALPRPDMDPTQALSAPQATIMTTISKGIFTNQLEWTYILSGVGLGVVLIIVDAFMRKTSNGRFALPVLAVGIGIYLPPSINMPVVVGAVMAWLISRHIKNYAKRTHNTEVEKKAERFGTLFAAGLIVGESLMGVILAFIIAASVTSGGSEAPLALALENWDNMGELLGLAVFIFGIVIFASRVLRAKKAQ is encoded by the coding sequence ATGTTGCATGATAATTTAAAAGAATTGACCTTTCGAGGAATATTCCTCGGTGCGTTAATCACAGTGATTTTCACTGCCTCTAACGTTTATTTAGGTCTTAAAGTAGGGATGACATTTGCCTCCTCCATCCCAGCTGCCGTAATCTCTATGGCAATTTTAAAATTCTTCAAGGACTCCAGTATCTTAGAAAATAACATGGTGCAAACCCAAGCTTCATCAGCGGGGACCTTATCTTCTGTTATTTTCGTTCTTCCAGGCCTATTAATGATGGGTTACTGGCAGGAATTCCCATTCTGGCAAACTGTACTTATCTGCGCCTCTGGGGGCACCTTAGGCGTACTATTTACCATTCCATTACGTCGTGCAATGGTGGTGAACAGTGACCTGCCTTATCCTGAAGGTGTGGCAGCAGCTGAAATTTTAAAAGCAGGTAACAATAATGAAAACGATAGCGGTGTAAAAGATATCGCTTACGGCGGTATTTTTGCAAGTGTTGTTGCATTCTTAACAAACGCATTACGTGTCATGTCTGATAGTGCAAGTGCCTGGTTTTCCAATGGTAAGGCGGTTTTTCAACTACCGATGGGCTTCTCTCTCGCATTAGTTGGTGCCGGCTATTTAATTGGTATTGTAGGCGGTCTTGCAATGTTATTTGGAACATTTCTCGCTTGGGGTGTAGCTGTACCTTATTTCACGGCGACAGGTGATATGCCAACCGATGCTTCTATTGTAAGTTATGCGATGACGGAATGGAAAACCAAAGTTCGCTTTATTGGTGTAGGCACTATCGGTATTGCTGCAATCTGGACATTATTAATCCTTCTCAAACCAATGATTGAGGGAATGATTCATTCTTTCCGTATGTTAAAAGGCTCACAAGCACAATCCGAACATCGTATTGATATCGACTTATCACCAAAAACCATTATTTATATTTTGTTGGCGACTGTCGTATTAATCGTGATTTCCTTATATCACTTCGTTGCAGCCGCACCAATCTCTGCTGAACTTGCCGTGTTATTAGTGGTAGTTTGTACTGTACTTGCGGTGCTAATTGGCTTCTTCGTCGCAGCGGCATCGGGTTATATGGCGGGATTAGTTGGTTCATCTTCTAGCCCAATTTCAGGTATCGGAATTATTTCCGTTATCGTGATTTCACTTGTTTTAGTGACAATTGGTAAAAGCAGTGGTTTATTTGAAACGGCAGACGGTCAAAAATTCTTAACCGCATTGACCTTATTCACCGCATCTATCGTATTAACCACAGCAACCATTTCAAACGATAACTTACAAGACTTAAAAACCGGTCTTTTAGTTGAAGCCACCCCTTGGAGACAACAGGTTGCATTGATTATTGGTTGTTTTGTTGGTGCATTAGTGATTGCACCGGTATTAGAGATTTTATACCACGCTTATGGTTTCACGGGTGCATTACCTCGTCCAGATATGGATCCAACACAAGCACTTTCTGCACCACAAGCAACCATTATGACCACTATTTCAAAAGGTATTTTCACCAACCAATTAGAGTGGACTTACATTTTAAGTGGTGTAGGTTTGGGTGTGGTGTTAATCATTGTTGATGCATTTATGCGTAAAACCAGCAACGGTCGCTTTGCCTTACCTGTTTTAGCAGTAGGTATTGGTATTTATCTTCCACCATCAATTAATATGCCAGTTGTAGTTGGTGCCGTGATGGCATGGCTTATTTCTCGTCATATTAAGAACTATGCAAAACGAACTCACAATACTGAAGTGGAGAAAAAAGCTGAACGTTTTGGTACACTTTTCGCTGCCGGTTTAATCGTGGGCGAAAGCTTAATGGGTGTTATCTTAGCCTTCATTATCGCGGCTTCTGTGACATCTGGCGGTTCTGAAGCGCCATTAGCCTTAGCGTTAGAAAACTGGGATAATATGGGTGAATTACTCGGTCTTGCCGTATTTATCTTTGGTATCGTCATTTTCGCTTCTCGTGTGCTACGAGCGAAAAAAGCCCAATAA
- the surE gene encoding 5'/3'-nucleotidase SurE gives MRILVSNDDGFHAEGIQVLAKELRKIADVVIVAPDRNRSAASSSLTLVEPLRPRHLDCGDYCVNGTPADCVHLALNGFLSGQVDLVVSGINAGCNMGDDTIYSGTLAAALEGRHLGLPAIAVSLDGRQHYETAARVVCNLILKLHPQLLNKREVININVPDLPYEELKGIKVCHLGYRTSAAEVIKQEDPRGENIYWIGPSGLPEYDGEGTDFHAVKNGYVSITPIQADLTAHQSIAALQDWLESE, from the coding sequence ATGCGAATTTTAGTCAGTAATGATGACGGTTTTCACGCCGAAGGGATTCAAGTTTTAGCAAAAGAATTACGAAAAATTGCCGATGTGGTGATCGTCGCGCCGGATCGGAATCGCAGCGCAGCATCAAGCTCATTAACACTTGTTGAGCCGCTTCGCCCTCGTCATTTAGATTGCGGTGATTACTGCGTGAATGGCACTCCTGCAGATTGTGTGCATTTGGCCTTAAATGGTTTTTTATCTGGTCAAGTGGATCTTGTGGTATCAGGTATTAATGCGGGTTGTAATATGGGGGATGATACGATTTATTCCGGTACTTTGGCCGCAGCATTGGAAGGGCGTCATTTAGGATTGCCAGCCATTGCCGTCTCTTTAGATGGTCGTCAGCATTATGAAACAGCCGCTCGCGTAGTGTGTAATTTAATTCTGAAATTACATCCTCAATTATTGAATAAACGCGAAGTGATCAATATTAATGTGCCAGATTTGCCCTACGAAGAACTTAAAGGCATCAAAGTCTGTCATTTAGGCTATCGCACATCTGCAGCTGAAGTGATTAAACAAGAAGATCCTCGAGGCGAAAATATCTATTGGATTGGTCCGTCAGGTTTGCCGGAATATGATGGTGAAGGAACAGATTTCCATGCGGTAAAAAATGGTTATGTTTCCATTACGCCAATTCAAGCCGATCTTACGGCTCATCAGTCAATTGCTGCTTTACAAGATTGGCTGGAAAGTGAATAA
- a CDS encoding YqaA family protein has translation MNIFGAMYDKTMQWSKHRFAVFWLSFVSFIEAIFFPIPPDVMLIPMSMSKPKSAFRFALYTAVASVVGGMIGYAIGYYAFDWVQGYIQQWGYQAAWEQAMEWFKEWGVLVVFVAGFSPIPYKVFTICAGVMQMAFIPFVITAFVSRFARFILVAKLAAWGGEKFAAKLRKSIEVIGWSVVALAVIIYIILK, from the coding sequence ATGAATATTTTTGGTGCGATGTACGATAAAACGATGCAATGGTCAAAACATCGCTTTGCCGTGTTTTGGTTATCCTTTGTGAGTTTTATTGAAGCTATTTTCTTTCCAATTCCACCCGATGTGATGTTGATTCCAATGTCAATGTCAAAACCGAAAAGTGCGTTTCGTTTTGCGCTTTATACAGCGGTCGCTTCTGTAGTGGGGGGAATGATTGGTTATGCTATCGGCTATTATGCCTTTGATTGGGTTCAAGGTTATATTCAACAATGGGGCTACCAGGCTGCTTGGGAACAAGCTATGGAATGGTTTAAAGAATGGGGCGTGTTAGTGGTCTTTGTGGCCGGTTTTAGCCCGATTCCTTATAAAGTTTTCACCATTTGCGCCGGTGTAATGCAAATGGCGTTTATCCCCTTTGTGATTACCGCATTTGTGTCGCGTTTTGCTCGTTTTATTTTAGTGGCAAAACTCGCCGCATGGGGCGGAGAAAAATTCGCCGCGAAATTACGTAAATCCATTGAAGTCATTGGTTGGAGTGTCGTTGCTTTAGCTGTGATCATTTATATTATTTTAAAATAA
- the truD gene encoding tRNA pseudouridine(13) synthase TruD, translating to MVKHLPYFTLKTPPKTTALLKQEFADFIVKEDLGYEMSGEGEFVAVKIRKTDCNTLFVGEKLAKFAGISDRNMGYAGLKDRHGITEQWFCLQMPGKETPDFSQFQLEGVEILDVTRHNRKIRTGSLQGNAFEILLRGGKESDELNERLNFVAKYGFPNYFTEQRFGRDGHNLTQAIHWAKGEIKVKDRKKRSFYLSAARSEIFNLVVAERIKQNVADQVLRDDIVQLNGSHSWFKADENEDLAVLQQRLNEQDILLTAPLIGEENLSASAVENQVVLEHQVFQELMKQERMKAARRPLLMQTKDFHWSFVEEGLKLSFYLPAGSYATALVRELVNIKEEE from the coding sequence ATGGTCAAACATCTCCCTTACTTCACCTTAAAAACACCACCAAAAACAACCGCACTTTTAAAGCAAGAATTTGCTGATTTTATTGTTAAAGAAGATCTGGGCTATGAAATGTCAGGTGAAGGCGAATTTGTGGCGGTAAAAATTCGTAAAACGGATTGTAATACGTTGTTTGTGGGCGAAAAACTTGCCAAGTTTGCGGGTATTTCTGATCGAAATATGGGGTATGCAGGTTTAAAAGATCGTCATGGCATTACAGAACAATGGTTTTGTTTGCAAATGCCGGGGAAAGAAACGCCTGATTTTAGCCAATTTCAATTAGAAGGCGTCGAGATTTTAGATGTCACTCGCCACAATCGTAAAATTCGCACGGGTAGTCTTCAAGGAAATGCCTTTGAGATTTTATTGCGCGGTGGAAAAGAAAGTGATGAGTTAAACGAACGCTTAAATTTTGTGGCGAAATATGGTTTCCCTAACTACTTCACCGAACAACGTTTTGGGCGTGATGGTCATAATCTGACTCAAGCGATTCATTGGGCGAAAGGAGAGATTAAGGTCAAAGATCGTAAAAAACGCAGTTTTTACCTTTCAGCGGCTCGTAGCGAAATTTTTAATTTAGTTGTGGCAGAACGAATTAAACAAAATGTGGCAGATCAGGTTCTAAGAGACGATATTGTGCAATTAAACGGATCGCACAGTTGGTTTAAGGCCGATGAAAATGAAGATTTAGCGGTTTTACAGCAACGTTTAAACGAGCAAGATATTTTATTGACTGCGCCTTTAATTGGCGAAGAAAATTTATCTGCAAGTGCGGTCGAAAATCAAGTGGTTTTAGAACACCAGGTTTTCCAAGAATTAATGAAACAAGAACGAATGAAAGCCGCTCGCCGCCCTTTATTGATGCAGACAAAGGATTTCCATTGGTCGTTTGTTGAAGAAGGATTGAAGCTCTCATTTTATTTGCCGGCAGGAAGTTATGCCACTGCATTGGTGCGAGAGTTAGTGAATATTAAGGAAGAAGAATAA
- a CDS encoding SIMPL domain-containing protein (The SIMPL domain is named for its presence in mouse protein SIMPL (signalling molecule that associates with mouse pelle-like kinase). Bacterial member BP26, from Brucella, was shown to assemble into a channel-like structure, while YggE from E. coli has been associated with resistance to oxidative stress.): MKLKALFLALLALPITSFASEAVSHQPTDVSFSVEVEKEVERDLLQVSLFYQAEGNDLSALNKSMAEKMNKAIDLAKAQSAVEIKDNSRNTWIRYDNKGKQQGWITRAELTLESKDSQVLSTLVHELDGVLAIDRVNASISREKLNSLENELTKEALAKVKDKALLIQESLQMKGYHTQSLEVSSANDSANDFRPYAAEAMMAKSFSYSDQKDETYTQSGKEKIKVSVNARIALLKE; this comes from the coding sequence ATGAAACTCAAAGCACTTTTTTTGGCATTGCTTGCCTTACCTATCACTTCTTTTGCTTCAGAAGCCGTATCTCATCAACCAACGGATGTTAGCTTTAGTGTTGAAGTAGAAAAAGAAGTAGAACGTGATTTATTGCAAGTGTCCCTTTTTTACCAAGCGGAAGGCAATGATTTATCCGCGCTCAATAAAAGCATGGCGGAAAAAATGAATAAAGCCATTGATCTCGCAAAAGCACAAAGCGCGGTTGAAATTAAGGACAATTCTCGTAATACTTGGATTCGCTATGATAATAAAGGCAAACAACAAGGCTGGATTACGCGTGCAGAATTAACCTTAGAAAGTAAAGATTCTCAAGTGTTATCAACCTTAGTGCATGAATTAGATGGCGTATTAGCCATTGATCGCGTAAACGCGTCTATTTCACGTGAGAAATTAAATAGCTTAGAAAATGAATTAACCAAAGAAGCTTTAGCGAAAGTTAAAGATAAAGCACTCTTAATTCAAGAATCTTTGCAAATGAAAGGTTATCACACACAAAGCCTTGAGGTGTCTTCTGCCAATGATTCCGCAAATGATTTTCGCCCTTATGCTGCAGAGGCAATGATGGCAAAAAGTTTCTCTTACTCAGATCAAAAAGATGAAACTTACACTCAAAGTGGCAAAGAGAAAATTAAAGTCAGTGTGAATGCACGAATTGCATTGCTTAAAGAATAA
- the slyD gene encoding peptidylprolyl isomerase, which yields MKVAKNTVVSIAYQVRTQDGVLVDEAPANQPLEYLQGHNNLIIGLENALEGKDVGDKFEVRVQPEEGYGEYNENMVQRVPKEVFQGVDEVVVGMRFLADTDIGPVPVVITEVDGDEVVVDGNHMLAGQELHFTVEVVGTREATLEEIAHGHVHGAHDHHHHHDDEDGHGCGCGSHGHHHHDHDHGHGGCCGGGHKHDHDHGHGHGGCGCGGH from the coding sequence ATGAAAGTAGCAAAAAATACGGTTGTGAGTATCGCTTACCAAGTACGTACTCAAGACGGTGTATTAGTTGATGAAGCACCAGCAAATCAACCATTAGAATATTTACAAGGCCACAATAACTTAATCATTGGTCTTGAAAATGCCTTAGAAGGTAAAGACGTTGGCGACAAATTTGAAGTGCGTGTTCAACCAGAAGAAGGCTACGGCGAATACAATGAAAACATGGTTCAACGTGTACCAAAAGAGGTATTCCAAGGTGTAGATGAAGTGGTGGTTGGTATGCGTTTCTTAGCTGACACAGATATCGGCCCTGTTCCTGTTGTGATCACGGAAGTCGATGGCGATGAAGTGGTGGTTGATGGTAACCACATGTTAGCGGGCCAAGAATTACACTTCACTGTTGAAGTTGTTGGTACTCGTGAAGCAACATTAGAAGAAATTGCTCACGGTCATGTACATGGCGCACATGATCACCACCACCATCATGATGACGAAGATGGTCACGGCTGCGGTTGTGGTAGTCACGGTCATCATCACCATGATCACGATCATGGACACGGCGGTTGCTGTGGCGGTGGTCATAAACACGATCATGATCACGGACACGGTCATGGTGGCTGTGGTTGTGGCGGTCACTAA